One Scomber scombrus chromosome 23, fScoSco1.1, whole genome shotgun sequence genomic window, ttgtaaaataaaatgttaatagaGTAAGCCAGCACTTTGGTGGCAAAATCTGCTGTCTATATGAGTCTTTAAGTCCACCACATGAATACCCCAATATCTTCTGTCATTGTGAAATCAATCCACTCATTAATTTATATCTTCTCACTTCATTACTTTACTGTCATATATCAACATCTGCCTTTAAAATTGAACAAAGAGGCCTGATGCAACTATATTATTTTTAACTGCACTGCTCTCCATTTAGAACATACTCAGCCACAGTCTCAGGTTACATTTTCAGCAAATAGGTTCCTAATGTTGGGAGGTGTTCACAGAATCTGTGAATTTGTTCATCAAGTACAATAATCTAAATGTAATTGTAGCAGTGATAAATCTCTCAAGGAATACATACTGAACATCACtgaaatatgaagaatatacAGTAGCACTTTACTTAACCCTTCATCATAAGGTTGACATAACATACCTAAGTGTGGGGGAATAGGATAAGCGATGATGATTTTTGCTCCTGACAAATGCCTCAATGTTTTCTTCAGAGAATGTTTGCCTGCAGTATCCAATTGTTGTGCATCATGAGAAGCATTGGGAAACATGTttagcctcttttttttaatgttttttcaattCGTTTGGCATTTTTGTCTTCATACGATAGTGGGTAATGAAGTGGCAGACAAGAAAcacggggagagagagatgtgtaTGACATGGAATTGAACCAGTTATTTTATACTTATGTGGGATGTGTGGTAACCATTCTGTCTACTTTTACAAACATGCAATCCACAATGCAATCTtcttatttgtttagttttacagtttttacttCAAAAACATCAGCCACACATATGAATAAACAGGTTGGCAATAGGTTAGATGTTCTTTGAAAGGAAGCGTATAATTTGTGTTCTAAGTTTGTGAAAGGGCATGAGTACATTTCCCCATCAAAACATCCACATCATACAAAACATGCACACGCTCACTGTCCAGGTCTTTGCACTGCTTTTGAAACCACTAAGTGTTATTGGCACTCCGTTTAATGCGGTTCAACCACTTTGATGACATCCTTCAAAGTTTAATGAAGTGCTGGCACCATATCTTTGGCTGATAATGCCCCTTGGTGCAAAAAACAATAGTTCCAAATCACATTCTGTGCCTTAACGATTATTGTCCCCACCAGCCTAGAAAGTGTTCTGGTCATGAAGGTAGCACTATCAGTTGTGATTCTGATGTACATATCCCAACTTAGAATCACTCAACCCAAGTACAAATCCACAGTACAAAAATGTCCTCTGCAGCTGCAGTGTAAAAAAACTGCTCCTGGGAGTCCACTTACCACACATTCCTCACATAAGTGAAATTGCCTGTTCCGTGACTTCTGTAGATTTGTCCATCTGTAATGTATAATGAGCACTTGCCGTGATCCAAGCTGTGGTCTGTTTTTTGATGGCATATACGATTTCGTCAGTCTGCCTACTTAGGGTATCATTCACCAGGGGTATGGACTTCAGTGTATTTGCCACAGATTCATCCAGCGCCTCTCTGGCTATGTCAATGGTTGCAGTTAAGATAAGGTCTTTTGCAATGGTGTGGGACTCTGCTACCATGACCATAACCTTCAAGAAATTGTGCCAAACTGAAGTCGGTCAACATTTCTGAAGGcacaggtagagacagagacatacAAGAGATTGTCATGATCGTCCATCACTGAAGCCAATTGGAGAGTCTCAGCCAAGGTGTCAAGCAGTGGCAGTTTTAGTGGAGGATCGGATCAAGCATTGAACTCATGTTCACCATGGAGAGCCATGTTTTGTGTGCAAGACATTTTGGTGGACAGGGACCTGTACTTCCTCTTCGAGGGGACAAAGACAAATATGTAGCGAGAATGAGTCTGATGTAACTTTATTTTGTCATCTAGTACAGTATTTAGTATGGGCTGCtctacattttcttttgctttgctTAATGGATAATTGTTTGGTCTGTATTATTGTGTTGTCCATGTTTTGCTGTCTGTGCCGCCATACCAGACTGATACAGAGAAGCTGAGAATAAGTTCCATCATGGCTATAAAAAACTATGGGAGTAAGTGAAGAATTGTATGCTGTCTGAAATTCTTTGATGCATCTGGTACAGATAGAGGTGAACGATTGGAGCTTTCTAGCATTAACTTTTCATTACCCCGCCTCTTTCCAATGAAACCCTCTTACACTGATAGAAAGAGTCTATGCTGAGACACGGTGGTATGCACAATGAAGAGCTTCACCTTAATAACAGCATTCCTTCTCTGCAGCCTCAGTAAGTAGCAGTATTAAATTATTCTgaacaacaaatataaaacaaacctCTCTTTCATCCAGGATTTAAACTAGCAAATTAGGTACTTTTGAATGTATTCATTTAGATGTTGTTGTTTCAACAACTGAGAAGTATAACTCtggttgtctctgtgtgttttaggcTGGATCTCTGTCTCGGTTTCTGAACCTCAGACTGTGGAGGTCCAGCCTGGTGAAGAAGTCAAAATGCTGTGCTCCAACATCTCCACATATTCAACTCAGACAGAGTGGTTTAGAGTGGTCAACAGAAACAAAGCCAGCTGTATTGCCTCTATGTACGGGTCAGACAACAAAGTTATACTCTGTGATGGATTTCAGAATGCAAAATTTGAAATTAGTTCAAACATCTCTACAGTCTTTCTTAAAATCACAAAAGTGGATTTATCTGACTCTGGACTGTATTTCTGTGGATTTTACATTGGCACAAACACAGTCATTGCTGATGTGACAAAGTTACACGTTCAAGGTAAGATTGTGGTCATGTTTTATCTCTTTCAGTTGACAGTTGAAACAATTATCAAAGTGTGGTATGAAAATACCTTAAAGACAAACAGGAAACCGTTACGTGTATAAtatcttcatctttctttaagGTAATGGTGAATCTGAGGATGAAGTGCATTTAAAGACTAAAAGTAagattttcctttgttttatcaAGTTTTTTCATCGTGTTCATTAGCACAGAGCCAGTAATCTCAATCTTAACAATGTCTAAAGCCATCagactaaataaatatagtCTAATTCCATAACTCTTTCTTGTAGAAGAGTCTGATGGAATAAACCTCATGAGTGTGATCCTGGGTGCTGTGACTCTCTTGCTCACTATTATCATCATTGTTCTGGCTGTTAAAATCAGGAAACTTCACACAGGTACAGCTAGCTTGAAAATTGTAGCACACACTCTCGTAAATTGTGTCGACATTAACAAATCCAAAGCTAAGCGTGATCATTATGTAATCACActtgatttttatcatttagcTGCCAATGCCGAACCACAGCCAGAAAGAAACAAGGTGATCCAACACTGAACATTTATTATGTGAACTGTAACCAGTCTGCTAATCTTTATTATCTCATAATATCTCTTCCACCTAAACTTAAATGAACCCCATTCATTTAGATTTTCAATTTCTAATTGCAACTATGATCTTCAAACTTTAAACTGGCAGTTTAGGTTCATTGATCTTATAAGTGacattattttttgtgcaaaatgtgtTACTTTTGTGAGCATGTGGCATACTCAACATGTCAGCCAAATATTGGTGGTAGCCATACTTCCCCACagtgatttgtctttttttcctctgaaacAACATTGAAATGCTTCATTAGCTCAACTAGAAGATATGTCACCAGAAAAGACTAAACTGGGCCTTCCTGGTGTGCCTTTATAACCCTATAAGCAGGTGTCAATTACTTGTCtgaagtaaaagaaacaaactgtaaaacaaaatagttATTTAATTTTAACCATTTGATTTACAGAATCTGGGTTCAGATGACCTGAACTATGCAGCGCTGAATTTCCAGCCGAAAGCAAAAAGAACCCGTCGGCCTGCAACCGAAAGAGAAAAGGAACTTAGTGTTGTGTATGCTGCCACCAGATAGACTCAGGAGACACCTGGAACTACAGCTCGCAGtggaaattgtgttttattacttttatctCTGCTATGCTTTTGTGTGTGGGCAGGGGGGTGACtggcaaaaaaataaactgtgataATGTTACTGTACTCAAGCTGTGGTTGTGTTTCCCTGCTAATATTTCTTCCTGTATGTCTCTCTGGGTCAAAGTCTGTCAAATTTTTTCTGCCTTTCGGCTGAGAAGAACATGatgtgtgatggaggaggagtcAGAAAGGACATTCATTACTGTCAAACTTGAACAAGGAAGTCGAATCAGGGGGTTTGTCAGGGGGAGGAGTGAGGGAGGTCCACATCACTTGTTTGACAGGAAGAGACAGCACAGTGTGGTCTGAGCTGCAAAGAGGTGAAGATCATAAGGCTTCTAAAGTCAACACTTGTTGTAAAGTATAAAAGTAACCTTCCAAAACTGACCTGTTTGTTTGGGACAAAATTAAACTAGCTGCTATATTAAGACTTTttggaagcaaaaaaaaaaaaaaaaaaatagtaaagcATCACTCTGTGGTGGCAAAAACTGCTGTTTATATGAGTCAAAAACAAAGTCTCCATCACAGGAACATTTCAGTTATGACCACAAACACATCAAGTGCCTTGCTATTCTTGCACATCACCATCTGCCTTTAAAATTGAACAAACAGGTCTGATGCACCTACGTCATTTGTAAACTCTCCATTTTGAACATACTCAGTCACAGTCTCAGGTTACACTTTCAGCAAATGGTTTATAATGTTAGCAGGTGTTCACTGAATTtgttcattaattcattatgtTTCAAGAATCTATATTGAACTGTATGAAGTATGAAACTAAAATACAGACTTATCCTGAATTACAGGTATACATGCTTTTTAAACAAGTTAAACTGCTGATGCTCATCAAGTTTCAAAAATCTTAATTTAAGTGTAGCAGTGATTAACCTCTCAGGTAATATATTCTGAACATCACTGTACTATAACGAATATTCAGTAGCACATTACTTAACCCTTCATCACAAGGCTGACAAAACAGACCTAAGTATGGGTGAACTAAAAGGAAAACTGGGGATGCTTTTTG contains:
- the LOC134005741 gene encoding uncharacterized protein LOC134005741: MKSFTLITAFLLCSLSWISVSVSEPQTVEVQPGEEVKMLCSNISTYSTQTEWFRVVNRNKASCIASMYGSDNKVILCDGFQNAKFEISSNISTVFLKITKVDLSDSGLYFCGFYIGTNTVIADVTKLHVQGNGESEDEVHLKTKKESDGINLMSVILGAVTLLLTIIIIVLAVKIRKLHTAANAEPQPERNKNLGSDDLNYAALNFQPKAKRTRRPATEREKELSVVYAATR